The following is a genomic window from candidate division KSB1 bacterium.
GCCCACGGGCGACTCGTCGTACCAATAGTCACCGATCTTGATTTTCGCCCAGTCGCGCCAGTGATCCCATCCCGGCGCCCCGATACGCGCCATCGAGTCCGCGTACGCCTCGGTCCCAATGCGGCCTTCCTTCACGCCCGAAGGCCCTCCGGAGGTGGGCATTCCGTTCTTAAGCACAGGACCATACCGGCCCGCCTTCTGACCCACCGTGCCAGGCATCGGTGCTGTGTTCCGCCAATCGGGGAGCATCTCGTAGTCCGTCCGGTAGTGAGCGAAACGCAGCTCGTAGTAGGTCTTCGGCGACAGAGTGTGGACAAGATCCACTCCGTAGATGCCACGAGTCTGCTGGCCAGGCACGGCGCAGTGCGGATACCAGAACTTGTTGATGTCGGTCGGGCAGCGGAAGGGGTTGTTCGAGATCCACCCATCGATCCCAGGCCCTTGGCCGCCATCAAAACCGGACTGGCGGGACCAGAACCCGTGCACGTTGACCTTCAACGCGGGCGTCAGCCACGAGGTGATCTTGCCCCGCACGTCGTCTTCGCGGTAGCTACGCTGCGGTGCCCGGTAGCAGTACTCGGTTTGCTCGCGATAATAGGTCAGGAAGAAGGTGGTCTTCCTGAGGTTGTAGATCAACGGGACAGGTCCGCCGAAGGTCACGTCCAGCTTGTAATCGGGATCAACCCCTTCCTGGAAGTAGGCCTCGTCATCGGGGTTCACACCCGGGGCAAATTTCACGATGCCCATCTTCTCCAGCTTCTTGAGCTCCTCGATCGCGTCCTTAGAGCGATGGCGCCACAGCCAGCGTGCGTAGAGCTCCATCGGCTTGCCATAATGAGGATCCGTAGGTTTCAGGCGCTTGGTGGCTACGTTGTTCCAGCCCTCGAAAAAGGTCTTGATGTCGTCGCCGTTGGGGGTCTTGCCCACACCCGTGTTCGAAGGGGCGTTGGGATCCCAATTACCGTTCTTATCCCACACCATGATGAAGGGTTGACAGAGGGGCGATTCAAAGCTGAACATATCGGGGCCGAAATGCTTCAACCCAGGTGGGCTGTACTGGAAGTTCACACTCCCTGAGTAGCGCGGGCCTCCCTCCTTGGTCACAACGTTCACGACGCCGGAGCGAAGGTTGCCGTAGCGAGCGCTGAAGCCGCCTGTCTGGACTTTGATCTCCTCCACGGCGTCCAGATTGACCCGATAGTACGGACGCTGGGTCAGCGGATCTCCCTGCGGAATGCCGTCCACGATGAACAGGGAGCGCTCGATGGCGTCACCGCGGATCCCCGGCCGGTCCTCATAGGCACCGACCGCGGTCACACTTACCTGGTTGGTGACCACATTGGTGGCCGTTTGATACCGCGCGCTCTGAAGTTCGATAGGCGTAACGGTGCGCTCCGATCCGGCGATATCGGGCTGCACAATCGGACGCTCCGCCGTGACCACCACCTCTTGTCCCTCGATGACCTGCTGGCGGAGATTGAAATCGACGGTGGTGGTCAGGTCGATGTGGACCCGCACGCCCTCCCGCACCATGGGGGCGTAGCCGATCATCTGTGCCCGCACAGAATAGCTACCGGGCGGCACGTTGATGATAAAGTAGTTGCCGTTTTCGTCTGTTGCCGCACCCCACATGGTGCCTTCGATCACGATGTTCGCCCCCGGGAGGGGCTCCCCCGTGGTGGCGTCCACCACTCGGCCGGCAATCTTGCCGGTGGTTCCAGCGGTCAGGTCCGCCGCTGCCCAGGCCAAGGACAGAGCCAGGGCGATCATCCAGGCTGTGTTTCGGTAGATCGATCCTCTCATTGGCTCGTTCCTCTCCTTTTGCCTTCACCACCGTTTGCCTACCCAATGCCCCCCTCAGGAAACCCTCCCTCCGTCACCACCTCCTTTCCGCTTGCTCCCACGTTCTCCTCTCTCTTTCCCCGCGCCAAAATAAAAAAGGCGATTATCAGGTCCACCACCTGATAACCGCCTTCAATCTTGTCGCCTGGACACGCCGCCGATGAGCTCCCAGCCTCGTGCACGCCCCGGCCCCTTCCCGCCCGGGACACCTGGCGCGCACGCGAAACCCGCCGGAACCCACGCGCGGCGCGTCCCGCATCGCCGAACCTTCTCCTCCCTTCAACCGAAAACCGCCTCTCCTCTCGACCGCCAGATAAGCAACTTCCGGCAAAATGTCAAGGAAAAATTTTTGAGCATTGTCGTGTCGACACGACTTCTCTGGTGGTGACCGCCTGTGGATGTTCCCCTCGGCGCTTCGAGGCTGCCGGCGACTCTTGGGAACACCCACGGTAGGAACAAGGGGCTAGCGGCGCGGGACCTGCGCGCTTTGAACGCCCCCGGCACCTCCTGGGGATGTTTTCCGGCGTGAACAACAGAGGGTCCCCCAGCGAACAAGAAACGAAGGCCCGACATCTTCGATCATGCCGGGCCTCGGTCGGGGCGCCGAGATTCGAACTCGGGACCTCCTGCTCCCAAAGCAGGCGCGCTGGCCGGACTGCGCTACGCCCCGTTCAGTTGGCTTCTCTTTCCTCC
Proteins encoded in this region:
- a CDS encoding carboxypeptidase-like regulatory domain-containing protein; amino-acid sequence: MRGSIYRNTAWMIALALSLAWAAADLTAGTTGKIAGRVVDATTGEPLPGANIVIEGTMWGAATDENGNYFIINVPPGSYSVRAQMIGYAPMVREGVRVHIDLTTTVDFNLRQQVIEGQEVVVTAERPIVQPDIAGSERTVTPIELQSARYQTATNVVTNQVSVTAVGAYEDRPGIRGDAIERSLFIVDGIPQGDPLTQRPYYRVNLDAVEEIKVQTGGFSARYGNLRSGVVNVVTKEGGPRYSGSVNFQYSPPGLKHFGPDMFSFESPLCQPFIMVWDKNGNWDPNAPSNTGVGKTPNGDDIKTFFEGWNNVATKRLKPTDPHYGKPMELYARWLWRHRSKDAIEELKKLEKMGIVKFAPGVNPDDEAYFQEGVDPDYKLDVTFGGPVPLIYNLRKTTFFLTYYREQTEYCYRAPQRSYREDDVRGKITSWLTPALKVNVHGFWSRQSGFDGGQGPGIDGWISNNPFRCPTDINKFWYPHCAVPGQQTRGIYGVDLVHTLSPKTYYELRFAHYRTDYEMLPDWRNTAPMPGTVGQKAGRYGPVLKNGMPTSGGPSGVKEGRIGTEAYADSMARIGAPGWDHWRDWAKIKIGDYWYDESPVGWGPINWRDVTGEYRMESCNVRNNQSYSRSYDLQFSLVSQVTPNHQIDAGFQVRKDKIYQVYEAIDPSVAGGSLYLSDADEWWGGVYLQDKMEFSGFIANVGLRGDWLLTGKYPMLDMTAKDDTVKGPWSVFTLPGRTVDAKGNYNTYDVIPLQRKFKFLVSPRIGISHPISDVAKLFFNYGHMYQWADAFMRYRIQYNTQVGNRIQQYGNPAVAPPRTIQYELGYEHNILNTLLLRVTSYYKDINNEISTAAYYPLKHGSNYAYTVNMRFRDIRGLEGVLELRPDVLGWMSGWASVNYMVESGGSFGYDQFYEDPSRQPRQVSTQVSKPDVRPLVRVNLMFHTPTRFGPGLGNVFWLLGGIDAGLTYTWKRGRMFTWNPASIPLVEYNLRWKPYQRCDLRVQKQLFSFKNVRASFYLDVINVFNYKNMNPYPGSDVGASTDYTWDGHKWWKNQFQAYMYSLGYTPENEQKDGSFKNTKGKPGDDKGDLPGFTPWTFLEKRDIFFGIRFYF